The Stigmatella erecta nucleotide sequence CTTCATCCGTTCAGGGGGGCCTCGCTCGGAGACCGATTTCTCGCTTCAAGCGGCGATGCTTCCCCTGCACGGACTTTCGCTCCGACGGTGAGTCCAGGGTCTGGTGGGCCTGCGCTGCCTCGGCGAGCGGGAAGGTGGCGTGCACCGACATGCGCAGCCGGCCCGTACTGCACAGCTCCAGTACCGCGAAGCTCCGCCCGGCTGCCCGTCCGGCTGCTTCGCCAGGAACGCGGGCAGATGGTTGCACGCCGCCTTGATGCGCACCCGCATGGGAAACGGCGCCAAGTCCGCCCCGAAGCGCTGCGCCCCGCTCTCAGTCCGCTTCGACGCGGTCGCAGTAGGCGTCGAACGTCTTCTTCCAGGCCGGGCGCGCAATGCAGCGCCTCTGGAAGGCGAGCACGTTTGGATAGTCCTTGACGACACTCTCGTCGATGCCGGCGCCCAGCACATGCGTCATCAAGAGGTCCGCGACTGTGAACTCGCCGGTCGCGACGAACTCTCTGCCCGCGAGCCAGCCGTCGAGCTGCTTCAGGCGCATGGCCCCCCACTGGTGAAGCGCATCGCTTGCCTTGGTGCCCTTGCCGCCGTTCAGGTCGGCGAACCACGCGGTCAGGATCGGGACTTCGATCGTGTTCAGCGCCGCGATGCACCAGCGCAGCACCTGCGCTTCGCCGGCGAGGTCGCGCGGCATCAGCTTGCCGCTCTTGCGGGCGAGATAGAGCAGGATTGCACCCGACTCGGTGACGACCACGCCATCGTCGTCGATCACCGGAATCTGTCCGAACGGATTGATCGTGCGATACGCGGGCGTATCGAGGTCGTGATTCGGATGATCCATCCCCACGACCTCGTAGGGCAGACCCATCTCCTCCAGCGCCCACAGCACGCGCAGGTCGCGGGTCTTGCCGCGGGCCATCTTGTTCACTCGGGAGAAGCCGTAGACCTTGAGCATGCGCGCATCCTACTTCGCGCGCAGATGGATCGTGTAGGGATACTCTGAGCCGCAAGCGCATGGCCCGGCTCATGGGGCAACAGAAACTGGCGGCCCGCTGCAGAAGCCGCCGGGTGTGCACCACGGACTCCAAGCATGGCCTGCCCGTGGCATCCAACGTACTCAACAGGGACTTCCGCCCCCAAGCGCCCAATCGCACCTGGGCCAAGGACATCACCTACGTGTGGACGGTCGAAGGGTGGCTGTACTTGAGGGAGGGAGTGGAGCGCCCTCTTTCCGCAAGGCTCGTGGATGAAATCACCACGACCAAGTAGTGGGTCGCCCCTGCTGGCCCTCGAAGCTCGAAGGGGGTCAGCAGATTGAGGGAAGGCCCACCATTTCGACCGTCTGCATCGACCATCAGAGAGGCTCGTGAGGCCCAGTCACGCGCTCGAACGATACTCCCAGGTTCCCGATCCGTTCGAGCGCGGTCTTAATATCCTCTGATACGATGAATGCTGTCTTGAACTTCATCAGCCGAAAGACGTGGGCGCCCTCTGTCTTCGAGGGGGCGATTCGCAGGCCGTAGATCCAACGGTACTCTCCTTCATACTCAGGAAAGGTGCCCTCGGGATAGTGCTGCACTTCCTGGCATCGCGCTTCGTCTATGCAATCAACCACCTTGGTGACATTGACGACGAAGTACCGTTCAGACTCTCCCTCTATCGACACTGGGAAAATCTGCACGTCAGTAGGAGCTATTGTCCTGAAGACATTCGCGACGGCTTCATTGACGGTGGGAGTGCTCTCTACACCTGCGAACACGAACGAACGCTTCTCGCCAGGATGTGAAATCAGGGCTTTGATGGGGCCAGGTTCTGGAAGCACGCGACCATCTGAGAACATCCAAGGCTCGTCGAACGTACCACCAGATGCAGGCTCA carries:
- a CDS encoding glutathione S-transferase family protein, translated to MLKVYGFSRVNKMARGKTRDLRVLWALEEMGLPYEVVGMDHPNHDLDTPAYRTINPFGQIPVIDDDGVVVTESGAILLYLARKSGKLMPRDLAGEAQVLRWCIAALNTIEVPILTAWFADLNGGKGTKASDALHQWGAMRLKQLDGWLAGREFVATGEFTVADLLMTHVLGAGIDESVVKDYPNVLAFQRRCIARPAWKKTFDAYCDRVEAD
- a CDS encoding imm11 family protein, translated to MEHHFYWIRIGDVPQWLIETPEPASGGTFDEPWMFSDGRVLPEPGPIKALISHPGEKRSFVFAGVESTPTVNEAVANVFRTIAPTDVQIFPVSIEGESERYFVVNVTKVVDCIDEARCQEVQHYPEGTFPEYEGEYRWIYGLRIAPSKTEGAHVFRLMKFKTAFIVSEDIKTALERIGNLGVSFERVTGPHEPL